The following are encoded in a window of Providencia rettgeri genomic DNA:
- the sdhD gene encoding succinate dehydrogenase membrane anchor subunit, protein MVSNASALGRTGIQDWLLIRGSAIIIALYVLYVVGFVAINDITYEVWRGFFASSVTKVFTILTLFSILVHAWIGMWQVLTDYVKPLAIRLVLQLAIIVGLLAYLIYGTIVVWGA, encoded by the coding sequence ATGGTAAGTAATGCATCAGCTTTAGGCCGTACTGGTATTCAGGACTGGCTGTTAATTCGTGGCTCGGCGATAATTATCGCACTCTACGTACTGTATGTTGTTGGTTTTGTTGCAATTAACGACATTACCTATGAAGTCTGGCGTGGTTTCTTTGCCTCTTCTGTGACGAAAGTATTCACCATCCTCACCTTGTTCTCGATCCTTGTGCATGCGTGGATTGGCATGTGGCAAGTGCTGACTGACTATGTTAAGCCGCTGGCAATTCGCTTAGTGTTGCAATTGGCTATCATTGTAGGTCTGTTGGCTTATTTAATTTACGGAACAATTGTTGTGTGGGGTGCATAA